A portion of the Eubacterium maltosivorans genome contains these proteins:
- a CDS encoding type I-B CRISPR-associated protein Cas8b/Csh1 gives MDKKKKIHSNNYYSFWVKKDNLKPGTNGDSPLSKKIIKEYYDRLKEPEKKYDKKGRKLYDMVENAIGKPERDKIEKYQSWIEEHIFTIVSDNQLKDDKNYLKIYFEEDINSYRKENQRYIVPNAYNKTKYNVEIGDQIFGLSNDNMGLNDKKPYLDNKTRKNTLPYLISSEELALQNKFFDYLYNQVCLGKNNIYLSEKDGILATANDETPGSSFRGYYLRIRKGKELEIHDFDIITGYEPDIKPIELKQYLPVPEKSTTGLVYEKIKHLEAVKNLINAVFFKKFLTTNFFTDAKDIRLNDTKVKEELLRCRAGYFNWFFKGESVAVRSFFAESSMVLIKNSILNRHIPKAIDQFNVRESILNYFEGGERMEQTYEQIFERLSEMINSDTRSTIEDDAMYYYAAGQIAQFLLSLNQSSKPTPALVNPVINARTAQQLQVVLERLYKKYNYAIKYPQRISRLYAMFLLHIPENKKTDSQMLIAGYLDRSLVYEKKNKNEGEAENE, from the coding sequence ATGGATAAGAAAAAGAAAATTCACAGCAATAATTATTATTCGTTTTGGGTAAAAAAAGATAATCTTAAGCCTGGAACAAATGGCGATTCTCCATTGTCAAAAAAAATTATTAAAGAATATTATGATCGCCTAAAGGAGCCGGAGAAGAAATATGACAAAAAAGGCCGAAAGCTTTATGACATGGTCGAGAATGCGATTGGAAAACCGGAGCGCGATAAAATAGAAAAGTATCAGTCCTGGATTGAGGAACATATTTTTACGATTGTTTCAGACAATCAGCTAAAAGACGATAAAAATTATCTTAAAATTTATTTTGAGGAGGATATAAATTCATATCGGAAAGAAAACCAGCGGTATATTGTGCCGAATGCTTATAATAAGACAAAATATAACGTTGAAATCGGGGATCAAATTTTTGGATTATCGAATGATAATATGGGCCTGAATGATAAAAAGCCATACCTCGACAATAAAACCCGTAAGAACACTTTACCCTATCTTATTTCTTCTGAAGAATTAGCGCTTCAAAATAAATTTTTTGATTATTTGTATAACCAGGTCTGTCTTGGAAAAAATAATATTTATTTAAGCGAGAAGGATGGAATCCTGGCAACGGCGAATGATGAAACGCCGGGCAGTTCTTTTCGCGGCTATTATCTCCGGATTCGAAAGGGCAAGGAATTGGAGATACATGATTTTGACATTATTACCGGTTATGAGCCTGACATTAAGCCCATTGAGCTAAAACAGTATCTTCCGGTTCCGGAAAAAAGCACAACGGGTCTTGTATACGAAAAAATTAAGCATCTCGAAGCGGTGAAAAATTTGATCAACGCGGTGTTTTTTAAAAAGTTTTTAACGACCAATTTTTTTACAGACGCAAAGGATATCCGCCTCAATGATACAAAAGTTAAGGAGGAGTTGCTCAGGTGCCGCGCGGGATATTTCAATTGGTTTTTTAAAGGAGAGTCCGTGGCTGTAAGATCTTTTTTCGCGGAAAGCTCAATGGTATTAATCAAAAATTCGATTTTGAACAGACATATTCCAAAGGCCATTGATCAGTTTAATGTGCGAGAATCAATATTGAATTATTTTGAAGGAGGAGAAAGAATGGAACAAACATATGAACAAATTTTTGAACGTTTAAGTGAAATGATAAACAGTGACACGCGGAGTACAATTGAAGACGATGCAATGTATTATTATGCTGCCGGACAAATCGCTCAGTTTTTGCTTTCTTTAAACCAGTCAAGCAAGCCAACGCCAGCTCTTGTCAATCCGGTTATTAATGCAAGAACCGCACAGCAGCTGCAGGTTGTTTTGGAAAGGCTTTATAAAAAGTATAATTATGCCATTAAATATCCCCAGAGGATTTCAAGATTATATGCGATGTTTTTACTGCATATTCCAGAAAATAAAAAAACCGACAGCCAGATGCTGATCGCGGGGTATTTGGACAGAAGCTTAGTTTACGAAAAGAAAAATAAAAACGAAGGAGAAGCAGAAAATGAATAA
- a CDS encoding type I CRISPR-associated protein Cas7 gives MNKRVYGILGIKSIMANWNADFSGMPKAISTGEVFGSDKAFKYPMKKMWDEQGEKVLYIKSFKAEEDKKEGIKVRPRSLKERYEQIFEVEDLKKTKDNKAVLTNLFKAIDVKNFGATFAEGGNNTAITGAVQITQGFNKYDGHNVEEQQILSPFRDGTKEDAEQSTLGTKIVSNEAHYFYGFAINPTAYKDFVEMGVTEGYTEADYEKFKEAALIAATAFNTNAKVGCENEFGLFVETEADLYLPDLAQFIRFEKTEDNEKDLISLGLDELLKAFGGRILSIEIYYNPLTTLLEGSLDKAKTYHIFTKEAI, from the coding sequence ATGAATAAACGTGTTTATGGAATACTGGGAATCAAATCCATCATGGCGAATTGGAACGCGGATTTTAGCGGCATGCCAAAGGCAATCTCAACCGGTGAGGTGTTTGGCAGCGACAAAGCCTTTAAATACCCCATGAAAAAAATGTGGGATGAGCAGGGAGAAAAGGTGCTCTATATCAAGTCCTTCAAAGCGGAAGAAGACAAAAAAGAGGGCATCAAGGTGCGTCCGCGTTCGTTAAAAGAGCGCTATGAACAGATTTTTGAGGTAGAAGACCTTAAAAAAACAAAGGATAATAAGGCAGTGTTAACCAATCTCTTTAAGGCCATTGATGTGAAAAATTTTGGCGCGACCTTTGCGGAGGGCGGAAATAACACCGCCATCACCGGGGCTGTTCAGATCACCCAGGGCTTTAACAAATACGACGGCCACAATGTTGAGGAGCAGCAGATACTGTCCCCCTTCCGGGACGGCACAAAGGAAGATGCCGAGCAGTCCACCCTCGGCACAAAAATCGTCAGCAACGAAGCCCATTACTTTTATGGCTTTGCCATCAATCCAACAGCCTACAAAGATTTTGTGGAAATGGGCGTGACCGAAGGCTATACCGAAGCTGATTATGAAAAGTTTAAAGAAGCGGCATTAATTGCGGCAACAGCCTTTAACACCAACGCAAAGGTAGGATGCGAAAACGAGTTTGGCCTGTTTGTGGAAACAGAAGCGGATCTGTACCTGCCGGATTTAGCGCAGTTTATCCGGTTTGAAAAAACAGAGGATAATGAAAAAGACCTCATATCTTTGGGGTTAGACGAGCTGTTAAAGGCCTTTGGCGGCCGGATTTTATCCATAGAAATTTATTACAATCCCCTGACAACACTTCTGGAAGGCAGTTTGGATAAGGCGAAGACCTACCATATTTTCACAAAGGAAGCAATTTAA
- the cas5b gene encoding type I-B CRISPR-associated protein Cas5b has translation MKALKFLLRGKTAFFKQPDVNTYCYYTYGCIHKVALLGMFGAVMGFRGYNGQTKAETYPEFYEKLKHLKVSICPLNEKGYIPRKVQTFNNSVGYASKEEGGNLIVKEQWLENPSWEIAFLIEDEDSETLAERLLNYRFAFIPYLGKNDHSAQLEQVEVTEVSPVSDRGNLKISSLFPSKAGTIQQIEGGMAQLQMRESPFKYEERLPVGLEPACNQYETCQMTFTNQPVSLADNAEAYFMGDKCYVFV, from the coding sequence ATGAAAGCCCTGAAATTTCTGTTAAGGGGGAAGACCGCCTTTTTCAAACAGCCGGATGTCAATACCTACTGCTATTATACCTACGGCTGTATCCATAAGGTCGCCCTGCTGGGAATGTTCGGCGCGGTGATGGGCTTCCGAGGGTATAACGGACAGACCAAAGCAGAAACCTATCCGGAGTTTTATGAAAAGCTGAAGCATCTGAAGGTATCGATCTGCCCGCTGAATGAAAAGGGCTATATCCCCAGAAAGGTACAGACCTTTAATAATTCGGTGGGCTATGCGTCTAAAGAAGAGGGGGGCAATCTCATTGTTAAGGAGCAGTGGCTGGAAAACCCAAGCTGGGAGATCGCTTTTCTTATTGAAGATGAAGATTCGGAGACACTGGCTGAAAGATTACTGAATTATCGATTTGCGTTTATTCCTTATCTTGGGAAAAACGATCACTCGGCACAGCTTGAACAGGTTGAGGTGACAGAGGTCTCACCCGTTTCTGACCGTGGAAATTTGAAAATAAGCAGTCTTTTTCCGTCAAAAGCGGGGACCATTCAGCAGATTGAGGGCGGCATGGCGCAGCTGCAGATGCGGGAGTCTCCTTTTAAATACGAAGAGCGGCTGCCGGTGGGGCTCGAGCCAGCCTGCAATCAATATGAAACCTGCCAAATGACCTTCACCAACCAGCCCGTATCCCTGGCGGATAATGCTGAAGCCTATTTTATGGGGGATAAATGCTATGTTTTTGTATAA
- the cas3 gene encoding CRISPR-associated helicase Cas3', protein MFLYKHTCRYFDHTPLFDFGGLIQSDKPFYAHIHKEKDAELLEEHMRLALDYFTALNHHKHLEAVLSCFEKTFLEGAPQNETELWREMILNTIYMHDMGKINPNFQANRMENRAFKRTESNNSRHAQFSAMIYFNHYFKKLSGVGPEYADLFIVFLLLNTFIIQKHHGHLNDFGNFLECLDDNLREEKEEIAAYKDFAAIQWPVKIGVVFEESIKGVKKKQAWQCVDFYIYTRFLYAVLVACDFYATSEYMNGAPVDDFGVLDEIAPYLDAFNADPITKSIRKIKKDQAPDGDINILRSRLFLEAEENLLQSQEDNVVFLEAPTGSGKTKTSINLALQLIKKDKQLNRIFYVFPFNTLVEQTCDALEECFGKVLGEKIGVINSVTPIKKYGKVSDEGEWDYTGQGKIDYEKSLLVRQFMHYPIVLTTHVKFFEAIFGIDREAVFPLAHLANAVIILDEIQRYKNQIWKEIIIFLKAYARILNFKVIIMSATLPDLNRLSVENEKVAYLVKNREFYFQNPLFKNRVELDFSMLEMKSKETFEALLQKVLEVSKALRKNPDAENKIVVEFIKKASAIEFYNRLKEAVETDLASIELMTGDDHKAERKRIIGQVRTTGNIILVATQVIEAGVDIDMDVGFKDTSILDAEEQFLGRINRSCRKKGAIVYFFNLDSPDMIYQKDIRKTDKLRLTGDNKAMQEILINKEFSRFYDLVLEGLEAQSRKENDLNLEAFRDRHLWTFDFPKVQERMRLIDDNQRKVSLFLNTRVTGEDGKVLIGSEVWKAYKALLQDMGMSYAEKRVRLSEVQSKMDYFVYEIDKRFADTCVLCPDDLLGELYYFEDGAQFFENGKFSREKLKRENDFL, encoded by the coding sequence ATGTTTTTGTATAAGCATACATGCCGTTATTTTGATCATACACCACTTTTTGATTTTGGGGGGCTTATCCAAAGCGATAAGCCCTTTTACGCACATATCCATAAGGAGAAAGACGCGGAGCTCTTAGAGGAACACATGCGTCTGGCTTTAGATTATTTTACAGCGCTCAATCATCATAAACATTTGGAAGCTGTGCTCTCCTGCTTTGAAAAGACCTTTTTAGAGGGGGCGCCGCAAAATGAAACTGAACTGTGGCGTGAGATGATTCTCAACACCATCTATATGCACGATATGGGAAAGATCAATCCAAATTTTCAGGCCAACAGAATGGAAAACAGAGCCTTTAAAAGGACAGAATCGAATAACAGCAGGCACGCTCAGTTTTCAGCTATGATCTATTTTAACCATTACTTTAAAAAACTGAGTGGCGTTGGGCCAGAATACGCTGATTTGTTTATCGTCTTTCTTTTGCTGAATACTTTTATTATTCAAAAACATCATGGTCACCTTAACGATTTTGGCAATTTTTTGGAATGTCTGGATGACAATTTGCGGGAAGAAAAAGAAGAGATCGCAGCTTATAAGGATTTTGCGGCGATCCAATGGCCCGTTAAAATTGGAGTTGTTTTTGAGGAGAGCATCAAGGGTGTTAAGAAAAAACAGGCATGGCAGTGTGTTGACTTTTACATCTACACCCGATTCCTCTACGCTGTTCTGGTCGCCTGCGATTTTTACGCAACCTCAGAATACATGAACGGCGCCCCGGTTGATGATTTTGGCGTCCTGGATGAAATTGCGCCCTATCTGGACGCGTTTAACGCCGACCCCATTACAAAAAGCATCCGAAAAATTAAAAAGGATCAGGCGCCCGATGGCGATATTAATATTTTAAGAAGCCGGTTATTTTTGGAAGCAGAAGAAAATCTGCTGCAAAGCCAAGAGGATAATGTAGTTTTTTTGGAGGCGCCAACAGGTTCTGGCAAGACCAAAACATCCATCAATCTGGCCTTGCAGCTCATAAAAAAGGATAAACAGCTCAACCGGATTTTCTATGTTTTTCCTTTTAACACCCTAGTGGAGCAGACCTGTGATGCTCTGGAAGAATGCTTTGGCAAAGTCCTCGGCGAAAAAATTGGTGTCATTAACAGCGTGACGCCGATCAAGAAATATGGGAAGGTTAGCGATGAGGGTGAGTGGGATTATACTGGACAGGGAAAAATTGATTATGAAAAATCTCTTTTGGTCCGGCAGTTCATGCACTATCCCATTGTGCTGACCACCCATGTGAAATTTTTCGAAGCAATTTTCGGAATCGACCGGGAAGCAGTATTTCCGCTGGCACATCTGGCGAATGCTGTCATTATTCTTGATGAGATACAGCGCTATAAAAACCAGATTTGGAAGGAAATCATCATTTTTTTGAAAGCCTATGCGCGCATTTTGAATTTCAAGGTGATTATCATGTCCGCGACTTTGCCAGACTTGAACCGGCTCAGCGTTGAAAATGAAAAGGTGGCATATCTTGTAAAAAACAGAGAATTTTATTTTCAAAATCCCCTGTTTAAAAACAGAGTAGAACTGGATTTCTCCATGCTGGAGATGAAGTCAAAAGAAACCTTTGAGGCACTGCTTCAAAAAGTCCTTGAGGTTTCAAAGGCCCTTAGGAAAAATCCGGATGCGGAAAACAAAATTGTGGTTGAGTTTATCAAAAAGGCTTCGGCCATTGAGTTTTATAATCGTTTAAAGGAAGCTGTGGAAACTGATCTGGCGTCCATTGAACTGATGACAGGGGACGACCATAAGGCAGAGCGGAAACGGATTATCGGCCAGGTTAGAACAACGGGAAATATCATACTGGTAGCCACACAGGTTATTGAGGCAGGCGTTGATATCGACATGGATGTTGGCTTTAAAGATACCTCCATTCTTGATGCAGAGGAGCAGTTTCTTGGGAGAATCAACCGTTCCTGCAGGAAAAAAGGCGCCATTGTGTATTTTTTTAATCTGGATTCGCCGGATATGATTTATCAGAAAGATATCCGGAAAACAGATAAATTGAGGTTGACCGGGGACAACAAGGCCATGCAGGAAATTCTGATCAATAAAGAATTTTCGAGGTTTTATGATCTTGTCTTAGAAGGCCTTGAGGCACAGAGCCGAAAAGAAAATGATTTGAATTTGGAGGCCTTCCGGGATAGACATTTGTGGACCTTTGATTTTCCCAAGGTGCAGGAAAGAATGCGCCTCATTGACGATAACCAGAGAAAGGTATCCTTATTTTTGAATACAAGAGTGACCGGAGAAGATGGCAAAGTCCTTATCGGAAGCGAGGTGTGGAAAGCCTATAAGGCGTTATTGCAGGATATGGGAATGTCTTATGCTGAAAAACGTGTTCGTTTATCAGAAGTGCAGTCAAAGATGGACTACTTTGTCTATGAGATTGATAAGCGCTTTGCCGACACCTGCGTGTTGTGCCCAGACGACCTTTTGGGTGAGCTGTACTATTTTGAGGATGGTGCGCAGTTCTTTGAAAACGGCAAATTCAGCCGCGAAAAATTAAAGCGTGAAAACGACTTTTTATGA
- a CDS encoding CRISPR-associated protein Cas4, whose product MKVNGTLVNYYFHCRRQCWLHGNRINLESNSENVKIGKALHEIRAEESESTEIGIENIRLDKITKDYLVEVKKSDADYEAVKWQVLFYLKALKNKGIKRRGKIEFIEKKKAERKIYYEDLTQEREKELEEVVRAIETLLESPFPPGREADKKCRQCAYFDYCVL is encoded by the coding sequence ATGAAGGTAAACGGAACCCTGGTCAATTATTATTTTCATTGCAGGCGGCAATGCTGGCTGCATGGAAACCGGATCAATCTGGAAAGCAACAGTGAAAATGTAAAAATTGGAAAAGCCCTTCATGAGATAAGAGCAGAGGAAAGTGAATCGACAGAAATCGGCATCGAAAATATCCGCTTAGATAAGATCACCAAAGATTATCTGGTCGAGGTTAAAAAATCCGATGCTGATTATGAAGCTGTCAAATGGCAGGTGCTGTTTTATTTAAAAGCCCTGAAGAATAAGGGAATCAAACGCCGAGGGAAAATTGAATTTATAGAGAAGAAAAAAGCTGAGCGGAAAATCTACTATGAAGATCTGACACAGGAACGGGAAAAAGAATTGGAGGAAGTGGTTCGGGCCATTGAAACACTTCTGGAAAGCCCTTTTCCGCCTGGGCGGGAGGCAGATAAAAAATGCCGCCAGTGCGCATATTTTGACTACTGTGTTTTATAG
- the cas1b gene encoding type I-B CRISPR-associated endonuclease Cas1b — translation MGTTKYLTSMGELSRKDNSLCFRVGSHNKYIPVEQVSEIYCMSEISLNTKLLDFLAKNEIIVHFFNYYGGYSGTFYPKEHLVSGRLLIAQVKAFENRRLDIAKAIVGGIGKNLDALLYHYYKHDKKDVKPTIDWIRHDLSDRLGNAEDIKQVLQAEGETWQRFYSSFQYFLPEDFIMNKRVKRPPDNPINALISFGNSLLYSKTVSVIYQTHLDQRISFLHEPSEGRFSLSLDLCEVFKPAIVFKTIFDVVNNRKLQVDKHFEKNLNYCILNEEGRKIFIAAFEARLDSVFEHPKLKRKTSYRTALKLDCYKLIKDILEEKPFIPFNMGERQ, via the coding sequence ATGGGAACAACGAAGTATTTAACCTCAATGGGTGAGCTGAGCCGTAAAGATAATTCGCTGTGTTTTCGGGTGGGAAGCCATAACAAGTATATTCCGGTTGAGCAGGTCAGTGAGATTTATTGTATGTCCGAAATATCCCTGAACACAAAATTATTAGATTTTCTGGCGAAAAATGAGATTATCGTACATTTTTTTAACTATTATGGCGGTTACAGCGGCACCTTTTATCCCAAAGAGCATCTGGTCAGCGGACGCCTGCTCATCGCGCAGGTCAAGGCATTTGAAAATCGGCGTCTGGATATTGCAAAAGCCATTGTGGGCGGTATTGGAAAAAACCTTGACGCGCTGCTGTATCATTATTACAAGCACGATAAAAAGGATGTCAAGCCAACCATTGACTGGATCAGACACGATCTGTCCGATAGACTAGGAAACGCCGAGGATATCAAGCAGGTCTTACAGGCCGAGGGTGAAACGTGGCAGCGGTTTTACAGCAGCTTCCAGTATTTTCTGCCCGAAGATTTTATCATGAATAAACGGGTCAAGCGGCCGCCGGATAATCCGATCAATGCGTTGATCTCCTTTGGAAACAGCCTGCTGTACAGCAAAACGGTATCAGTCATATACCAGACCCATCTTGACCAGCGAATCAGCTTTCTTCATGAGCCTTCAGAGGGACGGTTTTCCCTGAGTCTGGATTTATGTGAAGTTTTCAAACCGGCCATTGTCTTTAAAACGATTTTCGATGTGGTCAACAATCGAAAGCTGCAGGTAGACAAGCACTTTGAAAAAAATCTGAATTATTGTATTTTAAATGAGGAAGGCCGAAAGATTTTCATTGCAGCCTTTGAAGCCCGTCTGGACAGTGTGTTTGAGCATCCAAAACTCAAACGAAAAACAAGCTATCGAACTGCGTTGAAGCTGGACTGCTATAAGCTGATCAAGGATATACTTGAGGAAAAACCGTTTATTCCGTTTAATATGGGAGAAAGGCAATGA
- the cas2 gene encoding CRISPR-associated endonuclease Cas2: MSANKNFNYNYAFVFYDVNEKRVAKVFKICKKYLVHYQKSVFRGDITPSKLITLKNELKKTIVEDEDFICIVKLLNGNVFGEEVMGISESSEDLFL; the protein is encoded by the coding sequence ATGAGTGCAAATAAAAATTTTAATTATAACTATGCCTTTGTATTTTATGATGTCAATGAAAAGCGTGTGGCAAAAGTTTTTAAAATTTGCAAAAAATATCTTGTGCATTATCAGAAGTCCGTATTTAGAGGCGACATAACCCCATCAAAATTAATTACTCTGAAAAACGAACTGAAAAAAACCATTGTCGAAGATGAAGACTTTATCTGTATTGTAAAACTACTGAATGGAAATGTCTTTGGAGAAGAAGTTATGGGCATCTCCGAATCCTCGGAAGATCTTTTCCTGTAG